From Corynebacterium sp. BD556, the proteins below share one genomic window:
- a CDS encoding DUF5319 domain-containing protein, with product MMPLDPFADDPNDPASFIEDDEVVEPLSPEERIDVIRDLAQVREFKAMLGPRGILGIYFMCEDCEQVHYYNWEIMEGNMIATLRGELPPVHEPSAQPNIDAYVPWDYACGYLDGLEAPK from the coding sequence ATGATGCCCCTCGACCCGTTCGCGGACGACCCCAATGACCCGGCATCCTTCATCGAGGATGATGAGGTCGTCGAGCCCTTGTCACCCGAGGAGCGCATCGACGTCATCCGCGATCTCGCCCAAGTCCGCGAATTCAAGGCCATGCTCGGCCCCCGCGGCATCCTCGGCATCTACTTCATGTGCGAGGACTGCGAGCAGGTCCACTACTACAACTGGGAGATCATGGAGGGCAACATGATCGCCACCCTGCGCGGTGAGCTGCCCCCCGTACATGAACCGAGCGCCCAGCCCAACATCGACGCTTACGTTCCTTGGGACTACGCCTGCGGCTACCTCGACGGGCTCGAAGCGCCGAAATAA
- the guaB gene encoding IMP dehydrogenase: MALEDVTNRVATGGDDPNKIALRGLTFDDVLLLPAESHIVPGEVDTSSQFTRNIRLSMPIASAAMDTVTESRMAIAMARQGGIGVLHRNLSALDQAEQVDLVKRSESGMISNPVTASPDMTIADVDELCARFRISGLPVVDADGTLVGIITNRDMRFERDFNRRVTEVMTAMPLVIARDGVSKEDALSLLSANKVEKLPIVDANNKLTGLITVKDFVKSEQYPNASKDNQGRLLVAAGVGTGDDSYERAGLLVEAGVDALVVDSAHAHNNRVLEMVSRVKKDFGDRVDVIGGNLATREAAKAMVEAGADAIKVGIGPGSICTTRVVAGVGAPQITAILEASVPAKAAGVPVIADGGMQHSGDVAKALAAGASTVMLGSMLAGTKEAPGEIVVVGGKQYKRYRGMGSMGAMQGRGLTGEKRSFSKDRYFQAEVSSEDKLVPEGIEGRVPFRGEIDSLTHQIIGGVRAAMGYTGSSSIEELQKRQFVQITAAGLRESHPHDIEQTVEAPNYRS, translated from the coding sequence ATGGCACTTGAAGATGTCACCAATCGGGTTGCGACGGGCGGAGATGACCCGAATAAAATTGCCCTGCGGGGTCTGACCTTTGACGATGTGCTTCTGCTCCCCGCAGAATCGCACATTGTTCCGGGTGAGGTGGACACCTCCTCCCAATTCACCCGCAACATCCGCTTGTCCATGCCTATCGCCTCCGCTGCCATGGACACTGTCACCGAGTCGCGCATGGCTATTGCCATGGCGCGCCAAGGCGGTATCGGCGTGCTGCACCGTAACCTGAGCGCTCTGGACCAGGCAGAGCAGGTCGACCTGGTGAAGCGTTCCGAATCCGGCATGATTTCCAACCCGGTTACCGCCTCGCCGGACATGACGATCGCCGACGTCGACGAGCTATGCGCCCGCTTCCGCATCTCTGGCCTGCCGGTAGTTGATGCTGATGGCACCCTGGTGGGAATCATCACCAACCGTGACATGCGCTTCGAGCGCGACTTCAACCGCCGCGTCACCGAAGTCATGACAGCTATGCCACTGGTTATCGCCCGTGACGGTGTAAGCAAAGAAGATGCTCTTAGCCTGCTGAGCGCGAACAAGGTGGAAAAGCTGCCGATTGTCGACGCGAACAACAAGCTCACCGGCCTGATTACCGTCAAGGACTTCGTAAAATCCGAGCAGTACCCGAACGCCTCCAAGGACAACCAGGGACGCCTGCTGGTCGCCGCGGGTGTCGGCACCGGCGACGATTCCTATGAGCGCGCCGGCCTTCTTGTTGAGGCCGGTGTTGATGCCCTCGTGGTCGACTCCGCCCACGCCCACAACAACCGCGTGCTTGAGATGGTGAGTCGGGTGAAGAAGGACTTCGGCGACCGCGTCGACGTTATCGGCGGCAACCTGGCCACCAGAGAGGCCGCTAAAGCCATGGTGGAAGCTGGGGCGGACGCGATCAAGGTGGGTATCGGACCAGGTTCGATTTGCACCACCCGCGTTGTGGCCGGCGTGGGAGCCCCCCAGATCACCGCGATCCTTGAGGCTAGTGTGCCGGCTAAGGCCGCTGGTGTTCCGGTCATCGCGGATGGTGGCATGCAGCACTCCGGTGACGTCGCCAAGGCTTTGGCGGCTGGTGCATCGACCGTCATGCTCGGCTCCATGCTTGCCGGCACGAAGGAAGCCCCAGGCGAGATAGTGGTCGTTGGCGGCAAGCAGTACAAGCGCTACCGCGGCATGGGGTCCATGGGTGCGATGCAGGGACGTGGCCTGACCGGAGAGAAGCGTTCCTTTTCCAAGGACCGTTACTTCCAGGCCGAAGTGTCCAGCGAGGACAAGCTGGTGCCGGAGGGAATCGAAGGGCGGGTGCCTTTCCGCGGCGAGATCGATTCGCTTACCCACCAGATCATCGGTGGTGTGCGTGCGGCGATGGGCTACACTGGCTCGTCTTCCATCGAGGAGCTGCAAAAGCGCCAGTTCGTCCAGATTACGGCGGCCGGTTTGCGCGAGTCCCACCCGCACGACATCGAGCAGACCGTCGAAGCACCGAACTACCGCAGCTAA
- a CDS encoding GuaB3 family IMP dehydrogenase-related protein: MREYVEIGIGREARRAFRLDDVSVVPVRRTRSSSDVDTSWNFDAYSFDFPVISHPTDALASPEFAIEMGRLGGLGVIDAEGVLGRHANYREAIAQVAGIGAVEEEDFAHMDEMLNSRASATRILQKLHSAPIDFDLLGERIATVRDAGVTVGVRVSPQHAREVAPKVVQAGAEILFIQGTLISAEHVRSGGEALNLKEFIGSLEVPVIAGGVYDYTTATHLMRSGAAGIIVGSGDTTSSKTLGIGMPMATAIADVAAARREYLDETGGRYVHVIADGEIENSGDIAKAIACGADAVMVGRPLAAAEEAAGHGVYWEAAAAHPRFPRGSVVPTGYLGEREPLDVILNGPATDPYGTMNLVGGLRRAMAKCGYTELKSFQKVGLAMRR; the protein is encoded by the coding sequence ATGCGCGAATACGTCGAAATCGGGATTGGCCGCGAAGCGCGTCGAGCATTTCGGCTTGACGACGTCTCCGTGGTCCCCGTGCGTCGCACCCGTTCCTCCTCGGACGTGGACACGAGCTGGAACTTCGACGCTTACTCCTTCGATTTTCCGGTGATCTCCCACCCGACGGACGCCCTGGCCAGCCCGGAGTTCGCCATTGAGATGGGTCGACTCGGTGGGCTCGGAGTGATCGACGCGGAGGGTGTGCTCGGCCGCCACGCCAACTACCGGGAGGCGATCGCCCAGGTCGCCGGGATCGGTGCGGTAGAAGAAGAAGATTTCGCCCACATGGACGAGATGCTCAACTCCCGCGCATCGGCGACACGTATTTTGCAGAAGTTGCATTCCGCCCCCATCGACTTCGATCTGCTTGGCGAGCGCATCGCCACAGTGCGCGACGCCGGGGTGACCGTCGGTGTCCGTGTCTCCCCGCAACACGCCCGCGAGGTCGCGCCGAAGGTCGTGCAAGCCGGCGCTGAGATTTTGTTCATCCAAGGCACGTTGATTTCGGCGGAGCACGTCCGAAGCGGCGGGGAGGCACTGAACCTAAAGGAGTTCATCGGTTCTTTGGAGGTGCCGGTGATCGCCGGAGGTGTCTATGACTACACCACCGCCACCCACCTGATGCGCTCCGGGGCCGCGGGCATTATCGTCGGCTCAGGCGACACGACCAGCAGCAAGACGTTGGGCATTGGCATGCCGATGGCCACCGCCATTGCTGATGTCGCGGCTGCGCGCCGCGAGTATTTAGACGAGACTGGCGGGCGCTACGTTCACGTCATCGCAGACGGTGAGATCGAAAACAGCGGGGACATCGCCAAAGCAATCGCCTGCGGGGCGGACGCCGTCATGGTGGGCCGCCCTTTGGCCGCCGCCGAGGAAGCCGCGGGCCACGGGGTGTATTGGGAGGCTGCGGCGGCGCACCCGCGCTTCCCGCGCGGTTCGGTTGTGCCCACGGGTTACCTGGGTGAGCGCGAACCGTTGGATGTCATCCTCAACGGCCCGGCGACGGACCCTTACGGGACGATGAATCTTGTGGGTGGGTTGCGCCGTGCCATGGCCAAGTGCGGCTACACGGAGCTGAAGTCTTTCCAGAAAGTGGGGTTGGCGATGCGTCGCTAA
- the guaA gene encoding glutamine-hydrolyzing GMP synthase, producing MTYAQPRPVLVVDFGAQYAQLIARRVREARIYSEVVPSTITAAEIREKNPAALVLSGGPASVYAEGAPHLDEGVFELDLPIFGICYGFQFMTQALGGTVEETGAREYGRTTMTSASGVLHEGLPQQHPVWMSHGDSVTRAPEGFEVTASTPGAPVAAFENTARRLAGVQYHPEVMHSPHGQQVLTRFLTEIAGLEQTWTASNIAEQLIEQVRQQVGANGRAICGLSGGVDSAVAAALVQRAIGDRLTCVFVDHGLLRQGEREQVETDFVAATGAKLVTVDERQAFLDKLAGVSEPEAKRKAIGAEFIRSFERAVAEVLSDHQVDFLVQGTLYPDVVESGGGSGTANIKSHHNVGGLPDDVEFTLVEPLRLLFKDEVRAVGRELGLPEVIVNRQPFPGPGLGIRIVGEVTQERLETLRAADAIAREELTRAGLDEQIWQCPVVLLADVRSVGVQGDGRTYGHPIVLRPVASEDAMTADWVRVPYEVLEIISTRITNEVAEVNRVVLDVTSKPPGTIEWE from the coding sequence GTGACTTATGCCCAACCTCGCCCGGTACTCGTCGTCGATTTCGGCGCCCAGTACGCGCAGCTTATCGCCCGTCGCGTGCGCGAAGCACGTATCTATTCCGAGGTCGTGCCTTCGACGATCACTGCCGCCGAAATCCGCGAGAAGAACCCGGCGGCGCTGGTGCTCTCCGGCGGACCTGCCTCGGTTTATGCCGAGGGTGCGCCGCACCTCGACGAGGGCGTCTTCGAGCTTGACCTGCCGATCTTTGGCATCTGCTACGGATTCCAGTTCATGACCCAGGCCCTTGGCGGCACCGTGGAGGAAACCGGTGCCCGCGAGTACGGTCGCACGACCATGACCAGTGCGTCGGGCGTGCTTCATGAGGGGTTGCCGCAGCAGCACCCAGTGTGGATGAGCCACGGCGATTCGGTCACCCGCGCCCCGGAGGGCTTTGAGGTCACCGCTTCGACCCCCGGCGCGCCTGTCGCCGCCTTTGAAAACACCGCTCGGCGCCTCGCGGGTGTCCAGTACCACCCGGAAGTTATGCACTCCCCGCATGGCCAGCAGGTGCTGACCCGCTTCCTCACCGAGATCGCTGGGCTGGAGCAGACTTGGACGGCCTCCAACATTGCGGAGCAGCTCATTGAGCAGGTGCGCCAGCAAGTTGGCGCCAACGGCCGGGCCATTTGTGGTCTGTCGGGAGGTGTCGATTCCGCCGTGGCGGCGGCTTTAGTTCAGCGCGCTATTGGTGACCGTTTAACCTGCGTTTTCGTTGACCACGGCTTGCTTCGCCAGGGGGAACGAGAGCAGGTAGAAACCGATTTCGTTGCCGCGACCGGCGCGAAGCTGGTCACTGTGGACGAGCGTCAAGCCTTTTTGGATAAGTTGGCTGGGGTCAGCGAGCCGGAGGCGAAGCGCAAGGCTATCGGCGCGGAGTTTATCCGTTCCTTTGAGCGCGCCGTCGCTGAGGTTCTCTCGGACCACCAGGTGGATTTTTTGGTGCAGGGCACTTTGTACCCGGATGTGGTTGAGTCCGGTGGGGGCAGCGGTACCGCAAACATCAAGAGCCACCATAACGTGGGCGGGCTTCCGGACGATGTGGAGTTCACCCTCGTCGAGCCGCTGCGCCTGCTGTTTAAAGATGAGGTCCGCGCCGTGGGGCGCGAGTTGGGCCTGCCGGAGGTCATTGTCAACCGCCAGCCTTTCCCGGGCCCGGGCCTGGGTATCCGCATCGTTGGCGAGGTCACGCAGGAGCGTTTGGAGACGCTGCGCGCCGCTGACGCCATCGCCCGCGAGGAGCTCACTCGCGCCGGCCTTGACGAGCAGATCTGGCAGTGCCCCGTCGTCTTGCTTGCCGACGTCCGCTCTGTCGGCGTCCAGGGAGACGGGCGGACCTACGGCCATCCGATCGTGTTGCGTCCCGTCGCCTCGGAGGATGCGATGACGGCCGACTGGGTGCGCGTGCCCTATGAGGTCCTGGAGATAATTTCCACCCGCATCACCAACGAGGTCGCTGAGGTCAACCGCGTCGTGTTGGACGTGACCTCGAAGCCGCCGGGAACTATCGAGTGGGAATAG
- a CDS encoding PspC domain-containing protein: protein MNTNKPIQHPEPTFNDTLKQLWATRPPRIPSKQGGNAMLAGVCEGIGARYSIDPLIVRIAFVALAFTFGGGIFLYLLFWLNMPLFGTTVSPWRAINMPNDRLTQVEKDQRNTGWALLVGLFIFLPSIAAGDGSWAASWVVTVVAGATAIYLLHRARPVAPEGLLPRPADLGQEQEHTPASTQPQGTALRLDTSNLTVPEGYEHPAQTAPTPPSWDPLGAAPGLWHLPEPPEAPAQEQPRTRANPLRWILIGLIPLAVALSVAAAAFTLGVPWFSVNTENSNMHINVSDHLEDTYDSSVGTTRIDLSELEPLKESREVTIDHGIGTVEIIAPKNVRVEMTCDVGVGTEDCPPVINDDAEGRTLRLNAHVGIGSITVRDAA from the coding sequence ATGAACACCAACAAACCGATCCAGCACCCCGAGCCCACTTTCAACGACACCCTCAAGCAACTGTGGGCCACCCGCCCACCCCGGATTCCCTCCAAACAAGGCGGCAACGCCATGCTCGCCGGCGTGTGCGAAGGCATTGGCGCGCGCTACAGCATCGACCCCCTCATCGTGCGCATCGCCTTCGTGGCGCTGGCTTTTACCTTCGGTGGCGGGATCTTCCTCTACCTGCTTTTCTGGCTCAACATGCCACTGTTTGGCACAACCGTCTCCCCGTGGCGGGCCATCAATATGCCCAATGATCGCCTCACACAGGTAGAAAAAGACCAGCGCAACACCGGCTGGGCGCTTCTCGTTGGCCTTTTTATCTTCCTGCCCTCGATCGCCGCGGGCGACGGCAGTTGGGCCGCGAGCTGGGTGGTCACTGTCGTGGCTGGCGCTACGGCCATCTACCTGCTGCACCGCGCGCGTCCCGTTGCACCGGAAGGTCTGCTCCCCCGCCCCGCCGACCTGGGCCAAGAACAAGAACACACACCGGCTTCGACTCAACCGCAAGGCACGGCCCTGCGTCTCGACACCTCCAACCTCACCGTCCCCGAAGGCTACGAGCACCCCGCCCAAACTGCCCCGACGCCACCTAGCTGGGACCCGCTGGGGGCTGCGCCCGGACTGTGGCACCTCCCGGAGCCACCGGAAGCACCGGCCCAAGAACAACCACGCACACGAGCCAACCCGCTGCGCTGGATACTCATCGGCTTAATTCCGCTTGCTGTCGCGCTTTCCGTGGCTGCCGCAGCTTTCACCCTCGGCGTACCTTGGTTCTCCGTCAACACAGAGAACTCCAATATGCACATCAATGTCAGCGACCATTTGGAGGACACCTACGACTCCTCCGTCGGCACCACCCGGATCGACCTGAGCGAACTTGAACCGCTCAAGGAATCGCGGGAAGTCACCATCGACCACGGCATCGGCACCGTGGAGATCATCGCGCCGAAAAATGTGCGGGTGGAAATGACGTGCGACGTCGGCGTAGGCACAGAAGACTGCCCCCCGGTGATCAACGACGATGCCGAAGGTCGAACCCTGCGCCTCAACGCGCACGTCGGCATCGGCAGTATCACCGTGCGAGACGCCGCCTAA
- a CDS encoding PspC domain-containing protein — MPASSARRASVGAEGVLFPRFTRARRGRVVGGVAAGLSSQLDVDLRWVRVFFAAASFANGFGFLLYAMLWVFSPLEPEAAQGDRPIKTSWPAPVYMLLVALAVVGAVTSLALVSGVGGVFVLLAGIVVVGAVVAWQAYDRGLSSVGNFFALALGVSLVMGGVMAVALLGDAGGTAGIVVAVLATVFGIALLVVPLVVRLASSLVAERQAKAVADQRAEFASRLHDSVLQTLALIQKHAGDSAHVARLARSQERELRAWLFDADSHTQNETRSLFGAVAKAAGEVEDLHGVSIRPVTVGEDVAYTHQTEAIVMAAREAMVNAAKHAGVARVDVYAEHLGGEVSVFVRDRGPGFDVAQIPEDRHGVRDSIIGRMERAGGTATISAAAGHGTEVALSLAV, encoded by the coding sequence ATGCCTGCATCTTCCGCACGCCGCGCTTCTGTGGGCGCCGAGGGCGTGTTGTTTCCGCGTTTTACGCGCGCTAGGCGTGGCCGTGTTGTCGGCGGCGTCGCCGCCGGGCTTTCCTCCCAGTTGGATGTTGATCTGCGCTGGGTGCGGGTATTTTTCGCGGCGGCGAGCTTTGCCAACGGGTTCGGGTTTTTGCTCTATGCGATGTTGTGGGTGTTTAGCCCGTTGGAGCCCGAAGCAGCCCAAGGGGACCGTCCTATAAAGACGAGCTGGCCCGCCCCGGTATATATGCTGCTCGTCGCCTTAGCGGTGGTGGGGGCGGTGACTTCGCTGGCTTTGGTCAGCGGCGTGGGAGGGGTGTTTGTTTTGCTGGCTGGCATCGTCGTCGTCGGCGCGGTCGTCGCTTGGCAGGCCTATGACCGGGGGTTGTCCTCGGTGGGTAATTTCTTTGCTTTGGCGCTTGGTGTTTCACTGGTGATGGGCGGGGTGATGGCGGTTGCGCTGTTGGGAGATGCAGGCGGAACCGCAGGTATTGTCGTGGCGGTGCTGGCCACGGTGTTCGGTATTGCGCTGTTGGTGGTGCCTTTGGTGGTGCGGCTCGCCTCCTCGTTGGTGGCGGAGCGCCAAGCTAAAGCGGTGGCGGATCAGCGTGCCGAGTTCGCCTCACGTTTACACGATTCGGTGTTGCAAACACTGGCTTTGATTCAGAAACACGCCGGTGATTCGGCGCATGTGGCTCGTCTTGCGCGTAGTCAGGAGCGCGAGTTGCGGGCGTGGCTTTTCGACGCCGACTCGCACACTCAAAACGAGACGAGGTCGCTGTTCGGGGCCGTGGCCAAGGCGGCTGGAGAGGTTGAGGACTTGCATGGTGTCAGCATCCGCCCGGTCACCGTCGGGGAGGATGTGGCCTACACGCACCAAACGGAGGCGATCGTCATGGCGGCACGCGAGGCGATGGTCAACGCCGCGAAGCACGCGGGTGTGGCCCGCGTCGATGTTTACGCCGAGCACTTAGGTGGCGAGGTGTCGGTTTTTGTGCGCGACCGCGGCCCCGGTTTCGATGTTGCACAAATCCCGGAGGATCGCCACGGTGTGCGCGACTCGATCATCGGGCGTATGGAGCGCGCCGGGGGGACAGCCACCATTTCCGCTGCGGCGGGGCACGGCACTGAGGTGGCGCTTAGTCTGGCTGTGTGA
- a CDS encoding FAD/NAD(P)-binding protein translates to MHAEKSIALVGMGPRGISTIERIAAYLSDKNTPPFTLHLIDDAEIGAGRVWDTNQTRTMRMNTLAGAVTLFTEPGATVGGCILNGPTMYEWIQLQRGETENVGKAARTLFDAHPTEPKHLSRYATEIAATRPESNPTRALYGEYLRWVFGVALAQLPPTVKVRTHRRRAESIHVRGNRDAIKLDNGSTVLADATVLSTGWVQPASPFMSGGVWVGPDNPIEQDVDSLPAGEEVLVRGLGMGFFDLMALSTIDRGGRFVQDPTTRSGLRYEPSGREPHLVVTSGRGYPYLPKSEYRSLPPQPLLPRLRTTLKHLKRTEDPISFGTQVWPALVRDSYAAYYSTLSRVRPDALHVEIHEVVRRIEEADLESAATTSDIERVPTALNAALSAVADEPFDMLDWIDPLRNADGLSIVALNSMIASRMERDITEAVAAWDSPLKAALWEISAARKPTAIAVENGRGAEQDRVGALRDYLAFGQMVGSGPPLFRTRELLALHDAGLVTFLGNNPTVTGGPDGYKAVSSTRSFSASALADAFLPSPDIRLTIDALGTSLLKSGRTRPFAPHGTPTSAPETDEATRRTVRHDGGLDPRLHIAGIPTGGQWADTTISPMPGTNAPFLQETDKVAASLLRAAGILTQPD, encoded by the coding sequence ATGCACGCCGAGAAATCCATCGCCCTCGTGGGAATGGGCCCACGCGGAATCTCCACCATCGAGCGCATCGCCGCCTACCTCTCCGACAAAAACACACCACCTTTTACCCTCCACCTCATCGACGACGCCGAAATCGGCGCCGGGCGCGTCTGGGACACCAACCAGACGCGCACGATGCGCATGAACACGCTCGCCGGTGCGGTCACGCTCTTTACTGAGCCCGGCGCCACTGTCGGCGGCTGCATACTCAACGGCCCCACCATGTACGAGTGGATCCAACTCCAACGCGGGGAAACAGAAAACGTCGGAAAGGCCGCACGCACGCTTTTCGACGCCCACCCGACCGAGCCCAAACACCTTTCTCGCTACGCCACAGAAATCGCCGCCACCCGCCCAGAATCGAACCCTACCCGCGCCTTATACGGCGAATACCTGCGCTGGGTTTTCGGAGTCGCACTAGCGCAACTGCCGCCAACAGTGAAAGTGCGCACCCACCGCCGCCGCGCCGAGTCGATCCACGTGCGCGGCAACCGCGACGCCATCAAGCTCGACAACGGCTCCACCGTGCTCGCTGACGCCACCGTTTTATCCACCGGGTGGGTCCAACCCGCCTCCCCCTTCATGTCCGGCGGCGTGTGGGTGGGCCCAGATAACCCCATCGAGCAGGACGTGGATTCGCTTCCGGCCGGCGAGGAAGTGTTGGTGCGCGGGCTCGGCATGGGCTTTTTCGACCTGATGGCGCTGAGCACCATTGACCGTGGGGGCCGCTTCGTACAGGACCCAACCACCCGCTCGGGGCTGCGCTACGAGCCTTCCGGGCGGGAGCCGCACCTGGTGGTCACCTCCGGGCGCGGCTACCCCTACCTACCCAAATCCGAGTACCGCTCCCTGCCGCCCCAACCTTTGCTGCCGCGGCTGCGCACCACCCTTAAACATCTCAAGCGCACCGAGGACCCCATCAGCTTTGGCACACAGGTGTGGCCGGCACTAGTCCGCGACTCCTACGCCGCCTACTACAGCACGCTTTCTCGCGTGCGCCCCGACGCACTGCACGTGGAAATACATGAAGTAGTGCGCCGCATTGAGGAGGCCGACCTTGAATCCGCGGCGACAACCTCCGACATTGAGCGGGTCCCGACCGCACTCAACGCTGCGCTGAGCGCGGTGGCAGATGAGCCTTTCGACATGCTCGACTGGATCGACCCGCTGCGCAACGCCGACGGTTTGAGCATCGTTGCACTCAACAGCATGATTGCGAGTCGGATGGAGCGCGACATCACCGAAGCCGTCGCGGCCTGGGATTCGCCGCTCAAGGCGGCGCTGTGGGAGATTTCAGCGGCCCGCAAACCCACGGCGATCGCGGTCGAAAACGGCCGCGGCGCCGAACAGGACCGAGTGGGCGCACTGCGCGACTACCTCGCCTTTGGCCAGATGGTTGGCTCCGGCCCGCCGCTGTTTCGCACCCGCGAACTGCTCGCGCTTCACGACGCCGGCCTTGTCACCTTCTTGGGCAACAACCCCACGGTCACAGGCGGGCCCGATGGTTACAAGGCCGTCAGTTCCACCCGCAGCTTCAGCGCGAGCGCGCTTGCCGACGCCTTCTTGCCCAGCCCCGACATCCGCCTGACCATCGACGCCCTGGGAACCTCACTGCTGAAAAGCGGCCGAACCCGCCCCTTCGCTCCCCACGGCACCCCCACCTCCGCCCCAGAAACCGACGAGGCTACCCGCCGCACAGTGCGCCACGACGGTGGCCTAGACCCGCGCCTGCACATCGCCGGAATCCCCACCGGCGGGCAATGGGCAGACACAACGATCTCCCCCATGCCCGGCACAAACGCCCCCTTCCTGCAAGAAACAGACAAGGTCGCCGCCTCGCTTTTGCGCGCCGCGGGGATCCTCACACAGCCAGACTAA
- a CDS encoding TIGR04028 family ABC transporter substrate-binding protein → MPKKSKGGAHWALAAILAAATLMSSCAGAPKDTDTTSPNAPGNDILTYLEPNWFTTLYPPAAGFYPNGGVVNQITDRLLYQDPQTLELQPWIATQLPEINENATEFTFHIRTDVTYSDGTPMTAQNIVDNIDLYGKGDKSRLLNSSEQIGGYDHGEVVDEDTVRFHFTEPAPGFAQAVSVYNAGLLSDATLALRSEDFGPGNAVSIIGSGPFVITSEKIGTELVLSAREDYNWAPPSVPHQGPARIGAVRYVFAPEESMRTGAVLSGQADIIRSVTAPAESYLENAGVQIYSRGTNAMNNQLAFRFNHPLLADIRVRKALIHGINREEILRVLFSPSYPVATSTVAAGGLGYKKQDHANYAFDPDESRRLLEEAGWVPGGDGIRRKDGERLSLRVNVAGPQPRSREVQTMIQDHLRNIGVELTINSGDNSSQNADAKDQKKIQIYHSMVGRADYGAIESLYSATARNVFINAPFAGGADGELGDEYLEELLHKTISLREDEDRAAAVAQVQDYITEQAYALPLFEEPVVYALAPWVKGFQAESVARPSFYSVWIDHQEKGK, encoded by the coding sequence ATGCCAAAGAAGAGTAAAGGAGGCGCGCACTGGGCGCTCGCGGCGATCCTTGCCGCGGCAACCCTTATGTCCAGTTGCGCGGGCGCACCCAAAGACACGGACACGACCAGCCCGAACGCGCCCGGCAACGACATATTGACCTACCTCGAACCAAACTGGTTTACCACCCTGTACCCGCCAGCAGCCGGTTTCTACCCCAACGGCGGCGTGGTCAACCAAATCACCGACCGTCTGCTCTACCAAGACCCACAAACTCTCGAGCTGCAACCCTGGATCGCTACACAGCTCCCGGAGATCAACGAAAACGCCACCGAGTTCACCTTCCACATCCGCACGGACGTGACCTACTCCGACGGCACCCCCATGACCGCGCAGAACATCGTGGACAACATCGACCTCTACGGCAAGGGCGACAAATCCCGCCTGCTAAACAGCTCAGAGCAGATCGGCGGTTACGACCATGGCGAGGTCGTCGACGAGGACACGGTACGCTTCCACTTCACCGAACCCGCGCCGGGATTTGCCCAAGCAGTCTCCGTCTACAACGCGGGGCTGCTTTCCGACGCCACCTTGGCACTGCGCAGCGAAGACTTCGGCCCCGGCAACGCGGTCAGCATCATAGGTTCCGGGCCCTTCGTCATCACCTCCGAAAAAATCGGCACTGAACTGGTCCTTTCCGCCCGCGAGGACTACAACTGGGCGCCGCCTTCTGTACCGCACCAAGGCCCGGCCCGCATCGGGGCAGTGCGCTACGTTTTTGCTCCGGAAGAATCGATGCGCACCGGCGCGGTGCTCTCCGGCCAGGCAGACATCATCCGCAGCGTGACCGCCCCGGCGGAGAGCTACCTCGAAAACGCCGGTGTGCAGATTTACTCGCGCGGCACCAACGCGATGAACAACCAGCTCGCTTTCCGCTTCAACCACCCGCTGCTCGCAGATATCCGGGTGCGCAAGGCGCTCATACACGGCATCAACCGCGAGGAAATCCTCCGCGTGCTGTTCTCCCCTTCCTACCCGGTGGCCACCTCCACGGTGGCCGCAGGAGGGCTCGGCTACAAAAAGCAAGACCACGCCAACTACGCCTTCGACCCGGATGAGTCGCGTCGTCTGCTGGAGGAAGCAGGGTGGGTCCCCGGCGGGGACGGGATCCGGCGCAAGGACGGCGAACGGCTCTCGCTGCGCGTCAACGTCGCCGGCCCGCAGCCGCGCTCGAGGGAAGTGCAGACGATGATCCAGGACCATCTGCGCAATATCGGCGTGGAGCTAACCATCAACTCCGGCGACAACTCCAGCCAAAACGCGGATGCGAAAGACCAAAAGAAGATCCAGATTTACCATTCCATGGTGGGCCGCGCCGACTACGGCGCCATTGAATCGCTCTACTCAGCAACTGCACGCAACGTTTTCATCAACGCCCCCTTCGCCGGCGGTGCCGATGGGGAGCTGGGAGATGAATACCTTGAGGAGTTGCTGCACAAGACAATTTCTCTGCGTGAGGATGAGGACCGCGCCGCCGCCGTGGCACAGGTGCAGGACTACATCACCGAGCAAGCGTACGCGCTGCCCCTGTTTGAGGAGCCAGTCGTCTACGCCCTTGCCCCATGGGTTAAAGGCTTTCAGGCCGAGTCGGTGGCGCGCCCATCCTTCTACAGCGTGTGGATCGACCACCAAGAGAAGGGAAAATAA